The Inediibacterium massiliense genome includes the window AGCGTATGGAAAGTGGATTCATATTGTGTTATAATTTAACTTAAGTTGTTGTATAAAAATTAATATAACTATTATAGATAGTAATAAAAAACATAGAGAAGGAGTAGAAGTATGAAGCAGGATATAATGCAGTATTAATCTAATATTTGGGCAACAGCAGACTTACTAATAGGTGCTAAGAGATTCTTCATCATACAAAAAATACTTCAAAATATTTTTAAGTATCAAATTAGATAAAGAAAAAAATATTCATCAATTGTGGATTTTGAAGATGGATTATCAAGTTATAAAAGATGATGTAGAAGTATACTTTGATAATCGAATTGGAATTGTTAGTCCACCCGAGAAAGAGGAGAATACTAAGAAATCCAAAGATAAGGGTAATGATGAAGATGGCGGAAAACAAATGAAGGTTGATATATTAAAAATAATTCAACAAAAAAATCAAGAAGAAGAAACTATCGGGGAATTAATAAAAGAATTTGAAGAAAAAATTGAAAAACTATTTTTATTTATTATGAAACCAGAGAATGGTAGAAATCTAATAGCTAAAATGAAAGATATAGGAACTGAATTTAATGAAGAAGAAATTCATAGTGATTTTACTAAAATATATAGGAAATTTAAAATTAAGTATAATAGAGAAATTGGAGAATTTTTCTTCAAGGAGACAGAAGATGTTATAGATAAATTATGTGATGATTTTGAGGAATATCTTAATAAGACAACTAAGCAGGAAATTGATATTTATGAAACAGAAGAAATTGCAGAAGAACGCCCTAATTATGAAGTGAAATAGAAGGTAATAAGTATAGTTTCATTTAGTATCAAAGCTGAAGAATTAAAGAAATTAAGAGATATATTGAATGAAATAGAGTTATAGAATGCTCAAAAAGAATTGACTTATTTGTTAGTTCTTTTTGATTCTAGGAGGATAGATAAATGCTTTATACTAATGGAAATTTTCATATTGAAAGCGACTTTGAAATAAGAGTACTTAGAGAAGTGGGAGAAGATGTAGATTTGTTAATTCCTATAGAGGATAGAACACTGAATTTATATATGGATCATCTACCTGATTATTTAAGTAAAAAAATACAGTTTCCTATGATTAAAAACATATTGATTCGATTTTGTACATTGAAAAATAACCCTATTTGTACCATCCATTTTTTAAGAAGTATTGATATTCAGTCTGCTATTGTTAACTTTGAAATGGATTATAGCCATCATTTTTTGCACATAAAAAATAAAGAATATTCTGTAGAACTAATATTTAAAAAACTGTGACGTATTTTAGTTACTTATCAGTTGGAATGGATGGATCTTATTCTTGAGCAAAAATTTAAAAATAAAAACATAGAGGTTTATTTTTAGTGAAATTAAGCACTAATTGTTGGAGGATGGTATAGTAGTGGAGTTTTATTTTTGTATTTAATTGGTTCAAATATCATCATTTTATATGGCATCTCTTTGTACTTGCTGGAAGTACATTACTCTTTTTCTCAATATAGATTTATATATGAGTATACTTATTACTGAAAAAGAATAAATTTGCAAAGAGTGATAGAATATGTTATAATATATAAGTTAGTTTATTTGTTATGCAAAACTAATTAATGTATAATTAGATTATTTTTTGCAATAATTTTATCGTTAGTTTCAAAATTGTTATGAAGATGCTTTTCATTTATGTCTAAGGTTTATAAGAATCTAGATGCCTTCCTTAAGATATATTAGAGTTTTTATACTATCTAATAAAAAGTAGATTTATTCTATTCTTGAATTTTCAATATGAATTATTAAAATAAATAATTACATGATTAATCTCATTCATGCTATATGTGTGCTTACTTCATTATGCTTCTACTAATGGAGGTTATGTATATTGTTAAATTTTTAGATTAATGATGGAGTTATAAAATACACTGATTATTTGCTAACATGCTATTATGTTAGCTTTTTTTGTTACATGATACTTACATGTAAAAAAATAATATGCTAATAAATATAATTCAATTATATTAAAGGAAAATTAAAAATGTAAGAGGAGGTGTTTTAATGACACAACATATAATATTAACACTTATTGGTTTATTTTTAGTAACAACATTTACAAATATTTTAGCAACATTAAAAAGCATACTACTTGCGAAAAATATTATGAACCCGGTTTATCTTTTAGTGTTTATAGATGCTATTATTTTTGCAACAGTGCTAGGCAAAGTTACTAGTTCAAAAGGTTTTCATTTTGCGATTGCATATGCTTTAGGGAAAACATTAGGAGTTTTTATTGGTAGTAAAATCGAAGAACAACTTGCACTTGGTATTTTAGAAGTAGATGTATTTTTAAATAATAAGAGCAAGATGATAGAAATAGCAGAAAAACTTAGAGAAGAAGGATATACAGTGAATAATTTTTTAGCTCGAGGAAATAATGGCGGTAGAAGATATAAGGTAGAGGTTGTTATAACGAGAAAAGAATTTAAAGTATTTGAAAATATTATGCATGAATGTGGTGTAACAGACCCAACTTTAAAGATTAAAAACTTAAGTAAGGTTGAAGGTAAAATTTCTGCCACAAGAATAAAAGTAACTTAAATTTTTTGATACTATAGTTCATTTTCAACTAACATTAGCAAGAACAGAAAAAATGGAGTTTAAAAATGAAACGCTATAGAATCGGTATTAAGCTAGCTAAATATATTTAGCATATAATGGAAAATTAAGAGTTGTAAAAATTAATTACTTAAGATATATTTTCATACGTTTGAAGTATTAAATTATACTTTGCTATTGAATAAAAAATGGGTATAATAAAAAAGAGGTGATAAAAATGAATCAAGTAGGAAAAGTAATAGAGGTTTTAGAAGATCATAGAGCTCAGGTTTTAATGAGAAAACATTCTGCATGTGGAGAATGTGGAGCTTGTCAGTATGGACAAGAAAATATGAATTTAAAAATTATAGCAATGAATCAAGTGAATGCTAAAGAAGGAGATACAGTAGAAGTAAATTTAGAGACACAAAATGTATTAGGAGCAGCTTTTATTGCTTATGTAATACCACTTGTTGCTCTTTTGGTAGGGGTAATTGGGACTAGCTTTATACTCCCTAAAACAGGGTTTACTGGAAATGTAGAAGTATATTCTATAGTAGTTGGATTTATTTTAACTATTATTGCTTTTGGATTTATTAAATTAAATGAAAATTCTTTTAAAAAACAAGATAAATATGTACCAGTGATATCAAAAGTTGTAGAGAATGAAAAATAGAGATTATTAATCTCTATTTTTTTGGGATTTTTTAAATTCAAAAAACATTCTTGTAATAGAAGAAACGAGTAAAATGGCAGCTGCTATACCTCCTGCCATAAACATGGTTTCACTTCCTACTACAGAAAATTTACTAAAGTCTTTTTCCATAGCTGCAAGCATTGCATAATACATTCCAGCTCCTGGAACAAGAGGGATAATTCCAGGAATTACAAATACAGTAACTGTTTCTTTAAATTTTCTAGCAAAAATTTCACTGATGATAGCTACAACGGATGCTCCGACAAAAGAAGCTGCAATCAAGGAGCCAAAATTTTCTCTCCAATATACAAAAGCAATCCATCCACAGCCTCCAACAAAAGAAGCTTTGATGATAGATTTCTGAGGAATATTAAAAAGAATAGCAAATCCAATGGTAGCTAAAAAAGAAAATATAAATTGTAGATGCATTATGAAATCCCTCCAAAAATATAAATCCAAGTATTCATTACAGCTCCAGCCCCAACTGCAATAGCAATAGCTACAATAAAAGCTTCTGCAGTTCTTGCAGCACCAGATAATAGATCTCCAGAAATATAATCTCTTACAGCATTAGTGATTGCTACACCAGGGACCAATATCATGATAGAACTAATAATAATTTTATCAAGGTGCATACCTATTCCCATATGAACAGACAATATGGCTAAAAAAGCTGCAATGGCTCCACCAAATAGATTTTGAATAAAAAAATTAGAATTTAACTTTTCGGTGAAGGATATAGACATATAAATACATACTGATGTGATGAAAACACAAATAAAATCACTATAGGTCGCGCCTAGCATAACTCCAAAAAAAGCAGATGCAATACCTGCTCCAAATATTTTAAGAGGCTTTGGATATTTTGGAAGATGATCAATTTCTTTTAAAATTTCTAGTGCATCTTCAATAGACAAAACAGAACTAGAGACTTTGCGAGAAAAATCATTTACCTTTGAAATTTTATTTAAATCAATAGTTCTTTCTACAATTCTTTTGATGAATGTAAGTACATCTCCACCCTTTTCTCTGCAATCTACAGAAACAAATATTCCAGTAGGTGTTACAAAAGATTCTACATAAGAAATTCTATAGGCTTTGCAAATTCTTATTACGGTATCTTCGACTCTATAGGTTTCTGCACCGTTTTTGAGCATTATTTCTCCTGCATAAAGAGCCATGACTAAAACATCTTTTTCTCTAGAGTTCATATTGTCACTCCTTTATTCTTCCAGCACATTATATCAAAATGGAAATAAGGTTACAATATAGTATGAGCGAAGATTTATATTTTATAGAATTTATACAAAACTTGTAAAATTAAGCAATTAAAATTATAATAAGTATAGGACCTATCATGAAACAAATATACATAGGGAGGAGAATAAAATTATGAATTTTGAAAATGTGAAGAATACGGATAGAGAAGTATTCGATGCTATTGAAAAAGAAATAGAAAGACAAAGAAATAAAATTGAGCTCATTGCATCAGAAAATTTTGTAACAGAAGCAGTAATGGAGGCTATGGGAAGTCAATTAACAAATAAATACGCAGAAGGATATCCTCATAAAAGATATTATGGAGGATGCGAGTATGTAGATATTGTAGAAGATTTAGCAAGAGAAAGATTAAAAGAATTATTTGGTGCAGATCATGCAAATGTACAACCTCACTCAGGGGCAAATGCAAATTTAGCAGTGTATTTTGCAATGCTAAAGCCTGGAGATACAGTTTTGGGTATGAATCTTTCTCATGGAGGACACTTAACTCATGGAAGTCCTGTAAATATCTCAGGAACATATTTTAAATTTATAGAATATGGTGTAGACAAAGAATCAGAAGTGATAGATTATAATGAAGTTTTAAAAATTGCAAAAGAGGCAAAGCCAAAATTAATTGTAGCAGGAGCTAGTGCATATCCTAGAATAATAGACTTTAAGAAATTTAGAGAAATTGCAGATGAAGTAGGAGCATATTTAATGGTAGATATGGCTCATATTGCAGGATTGGTAGCAGCAGGACTTCATCCAAATCCATGTGAGTATGCACATTTTGTAACTACTACTACTCATAAGACTCTAAGAGGACCTAGAGGAGGAGTTATTCTTTGTAAAGAGGAATTTGCAAAAAAGATAGACAAAGCAATCTTTCCTGGAATACAAGGAGGACCTTTAATGCATGTTATTGCAGCAAAGGCAGTAAGCTTTAAAGAAGCTTTAACAGATGAATTTAAGACTTATCAAAACCAAATTATAAAAAATGCAAAAAGATTAGCAGAAGAATTAATTAAAAGAGATTTTAGACTTGTTTCAGGAGGAACAGATAATCACTTACTTCTTTTAGATCTAAGGAATAAAAATATAACAGGAAAAGAAGCTGAAAAACGATTAGATGAAGCAGGAGTGACAGTCAATAAAAATACCATTCCATTTGATCCTGAAAGTCCATTTGTAACAAGTGGTATAAGAATTGGTACTCCAGCCGTTACTACAAGGGGAATGAAAGAAGAGGACATGAAAGATATTGCACAAATTATAGGAATGATTATTGATTCACCAGAAAAGATGGAGGAAGCAAAAAAATTGGTAAAGAAATTGTGTGATAGATTTCCACTATATGAATAAAACATGACTTTTGTCATGTTTTATTCATATAGATATGTTTTACTTGTACAAATGAGAGGAAGAATTTTATGAAAGATTTTACAAAACAGATATTAGAAATATTATTAGAATATATTGATGAAGGAATTCATGTGATTGACCAAGATGGAAAGACTATTTTATATAATAAAACTATGGAAAAACTAGAGGGAATGAAAAAACAAGATGTATTACAAAAGCAATTATTAGAAGTATTTCCCACTTTAAATCAAAATAGTAGTACCCTTTTAAAAGTATTAGGTACAGGACAAAGTATTATAGATCATCCCCAAACTTATTTTAACCATCATGATAAAGAAATTACTACTATTAATACGACCATTCCTATATTTTTAGAAGATGAGAAAGTTGGAGCTTTAGAAATTTCTAAAAATATTACAAAAATAAAGGAATTATCAGATCAAATTATGTCTTTACAAGAACAACTGACTCAACCAGAAAAGCATGTAAAGATAAAAAAAAGATTCACTTTTTTAAGTATTATAGGTGAAAATGAAAACTTTAAAAAAGCTATTGATTATGCTAAGAAGGCCTCTAAATTTTCTTCAAGTGTCCTCATATACGGAGAAACTGGAACAGGTAAAGAACTGGTAGCTCAAAGTATTCACTATGAAAGCTTAAGATCCAATAAACCGTTTTTAGCACAAAATTGTGCAGCCATACCAGAAACTCTATTAGAAGGAATGCTATTTGGAACAGTAAAGGGTGGATTTACAGGAGCTATCGATCGGCCAGGATTATTTGAACAAGCCAATGGAGGGACACTATTTTTAGATGAGTTAAATTCTATGGGAATGCAACTTCAATCTAAACTTTTAAGAGTTTTACAAGAAGGCATGATTAGACGGGTAGGAGGAGTAAAAGATATTCCTATAGATGTAAGAGTCATTGCTAGTACCAATGAGGAACCTTATGAGGCCATTGAAAAAGGACAATTAAGAAAAGATTTATTTTACCGTATTAATGTCATACCCATTACATTACCTCCTTTAAGAGAAAGAAAAGATGATATTAAAGTATTAACAAACTATTTTATACGAAAGTATAATCAACAGCTAAAAAAGGAAATAAAAGGGGTAGAAGAATCTGTATTAGAAGCCTTTCAAAGATATAGATGGCCTGGAAATGTAAGAGAGCTTGAAAATGTCATAGAGGGAGCTATGAATATTATTGAAGAAGAACGAATATTAAAACAAGATCATTTTTCTCCTCAAGCCAATGCAAAAATATTTGCGCTTACTTATCCTATAGAATATGAATTTAAAAAAGACTTACCTACCACTTTAGCTGAAATGGAAAGAAATATGATTCAAAAAGTACTCACATCTTGTAAAGATAATATTACGAAAGCTTCAGAGCAATTAGGAGTCAAGAGGCAAACTCTTCAACATAAGATGAAAAAATATAATATTTCCACAAAATAAGGCGCAAAAATATTTGCGAAAGGCTGCAAAATCATTTGCAGCCTTATTTATTTTTCGGAAAATTTAGACTAAATAGATTAAATATTCTTTATGTCATAGAATAAATATGCACAATACTATCAAAAAAGACATAAATTGATTTATTTTTTATTTTAACACTTGGCATAAAAGTTGCTTTAATAAATATCAAATACAAATTATTTAATTTATGGGAGGGATACATATGGAAAATGTGAAAGTGATTATTTGGGGACTTGGTGCAATGGGAAAAGGAATGGCAGAGATGCTTCTTAAAAAGAAAGGTGTAGACATAGTAGGAGTAGTAGGAAGAGGTAAAAAAATAGGAACAAGTATGTATGATTATTTATCTGTTGAAAGAGGAGACCGACCAGACATTTTATTAGGGGCTTATGATGAAATGATTACAGAGAAAGCTGCAGATGTAGTTTTGATTTGCACAGATTCTTTTACGAAAAATGCATTTGAAAAAATTAAATTTTGCTTAGAGAAGAAAATTAATGTAATTTCTAGTGCAGAAGAAATGTCTTATCCAATGGCTCAAGAACCAGAGCTTGCAAAAGAAATGGATAAAATTGCAAAAGAAAATGGAGTATCTGTATTAGGAACAGGAATCAATCCAGGTCTTATTATGGATTTATTGGTAGTCATTTTAACAGGAGCATGTGAATCTGTAGATCATATTGTAGCAAGGAGAGTAAACAGTTTATCTCCTTTTGGACCTGCAGTAATGGAAGAACAAGGAATAGGTATAACAGTAGAAGCATTTAAAAAAGGTGTAGAAGAGGGAACTTTGGCAGGACATGTAGGCTTTGCTGAATCTGTAACTATGATTGCAGATGCTATTGGTTGGAAATTAAGTGATAAAGTAAAACAAAGCATGGAACCAATTGTTTCAAATGTATATAGAAAGTCACCTTATGCAGAAGTACAACCAGGAGATGTAGCAGGATGCGCTATGAAAGGCTTTGGATATGTAGATGGAGAGCTAAAAATTGAAATGGATCATCCTCAACAAATTGAACCTGAAACAGAAGGAACTCATACAGGGGATTATGTAGAAATTACAGGAGTACCAAATATCAATATGGCTATCAATCCAGAAGTTCCTGGAGGAATTGGAACGATTGCTATGTGTGTAAATATGATTCCTCATATTATTAATGCAAGACCAGGAGTAAAAACTATGATCGATCTTCCTGTACCAAGAGCAATTATGGGAGACATGAGAGATATGATAGAAAGGTAGGGATAAAAATGAAGGTTAAAAAAGGAGATTGGGTACTTACATATCATGTTGTGTTAACTAAAGATCAAAGGGCACCACAGGTTCCAGATGATACAAAAGAGGTTTCACTTGAATCATGGGTAAAGGGTTTTTTACAAGAAGATGCAGAAATTGGTGATGAAGTAACCATAAAAACTATTACCGGAAGAATGGCAAGAGGAAAATTGTTGGAGGTAAATCCAGCTTATCAACATAATTTTGGAAATTTTGTTCCAGAACTTCTTCAAGTAGGGATGCAACTAAAATCTATTCTGTGGGGAGGGGAACAAAATGAATAATACAAGTTATGAAAGTGTAATGGGAAGAAAAAATGAAATTATGAAAAAGGCAGTAGGAATTGATTATAATATTTTTGAATCAGGGGAAATAAGATTTGATTATGAAAAAATGATGAGAGATACAGGTTATAGTTTGGATGAAATTCAAAAAATACAAACAGATACAGGTGTTGGAAATACTCCACTATTAGAGCTTAAAAATTTAACAAAGTTAGCAAGAAAAGTGGCTCCTCAAGGAAAAGGAGCAAGAATATTTATAAAAGATGAAGCTTCGAACCCATCTGGAAGTTTTAAAGCAAGAAGAGCAGCTACTGCTGTATATCATGCAAAAAGATTAGGATACAAAGGTGTGATTGCAGCTACTAGTGGAAACTATGGTGCAGCTGTAGCATCTCAAGCAGCAATGCATGGACTTAAATGTATCATTGTTCAAGAATGTTATGATAGCAAAGGAATAGGGCAGCCTGAAATTATTGAGAAAGCTAGAAAATGCGAAGCTTATGGTGCTGAAGTTGTACAACTTACTGTAGGTCCAGAACTATTCTATACTTTCTTAAGACTTTTAGAAGAAACAGGATATTTCAATGCTTCTTTATATACTCCTTTTGGAATTGCAGGAGTGGAAACGTTAGGATATGAAATTGCTATGCAGTTTAGAGAAAGAGAAGGAAGAGATCCAGATGTAGTAGTTTGTACAAACGCTGGCGGAGGAAACTTAACAGGAACAGCTAGAGGTATTATAAAAGCTGGTGCAGATCAAACTCAAATTGTTGCAGCAAGCGTGAATTTAAGTGGCCTTCATATGGCGAGCGATAGTCAGTTTAATAAAAAATCATTTACTACAGGACATACAGGATTTGGAATACCTTTTGCTACAGGACCAGATCGTTCTGATGTGCCAAGATCTGCTGCAAGACCACTTAGATACATGGATAGATATGTAACAGTAGCGCAAGGAGAAGTGTTCTATATGACAGAAACACTAGCTCAAATTGAAGGATTAGAAAGAGGTCCTGCAGGAAATACATCTCTAACTGCTGCATTTAGTTTAGCTCAAGAGCTAGATGAAGATAAAATTATTGTAGTACAAGAAACAGAATATACAGGAGCAGGAAAACATGTACAGCCTCAGCTTTCTTTTGCTAGAGACAATGGAATCGATATAAGATTTGGAAATCCAAGAGATGAAGTTCCAGGACAAAACATTATATTACCAGAACATCCAAGACTCATTCAGGCACAAGAAGTGGATGTAAACAAACTAAGAAGATCTTATATCAATCATTGTATTGATGATTATGGACAAAAAGAAATCTCTAGTGAAGATTTAGATTTCTTAGTACAAGATACAAAATCTAGCATAGAGTTTGTAAAGGAAATACTCAAAGAGAAAAATATAAAAATTTCTGAATAAAATTGTTTGGCATACATATGTATGCCAAACTTCTCTCAAAATATAGAATTGGGGTGAAAAAATGAAAAGAGCGGATGATTTTGAAAAACGAAGAGACCATTTGAAAAATTTAACAGATGAAGAATTAAAACTAAGATTTTGGGAATTGGCAAATCAATTGGTAGATCCTCTTTTGGATCTTGCATATAAAAATACTTCACCATCTATTGAAAGATCTATCCTTCTTCGTATGGGATTTTCAAGCATGGAGGCAAAAGTTATTGTAGAAGGGGTAAGAGACAGAGGACTTATGGGAAAAGGCGCAGGGCATGTAGTTTATAAGCTTGCAAAATCAAAGAACATGGACATTAGAGATGCAGGAGTTGCCCTTTCTAATGGAGAATACTGGGATGAAGTAATAGATTTATTTAAAGGAGGTGTGCAAAGTGAAACTAGATAAAAATGAAAAATTAGACATTAAAGAAATTTTAAAGGATCTAGATAAATATGTACCAAATAGAAGAGGTTGGGTTTGGAGAGAGAAAAAAAATGATCTACACATGGGGCCTTTTACTTATCAAAACTGTTCAGAGCCTCTTACCCAAAGTGTTCCTTTGCCATCTGCAAAATATTTTGGAGATATTGACCCACAACCTGAGTATTCTATTACTACAGAAATTGCATCCGGTAGGTTTGAAGATGACATAAGAAGAATGAGAATGGCTGCATGGCATGGAGCAGATCATATCATGGTTATTAGAACAGCAGGACAATCTCACTTTGATGGACTCATAGAAGGAACGCCACAAGGAATAGGTGGGATTCCTGTTACAAGAAAGCAAGTTCGTGCTCAAAGAAAAGCACTTGATTTAATAGAAGAAGAAGTAGGAAGACCTATTAACTATCACTCTTATGTTAGTGGTGTTGCAGGACCTGAAATTGCAGTTATGTTTGCAGAAGAAGGAGTAAATGGAGCCCATCAAGATCCTCAATATAATGTTTTGTATAGAAATATCAATATGATTCGTTCTTTTGTAGATGCAGCAGAATCTAAAACAATTATGAAATGGGCAGATATCGCTCAAATTGATGGAGCGCATAATGCCAATGCAACAGCAAGAGAGGCATGGAAGGTAATGCCAGAATTGATGGTTCAGCATTCATTAAACTCAATTTTTTCTGTAAGAGCAGGTATGAAAAAATCTAATATTTGTTTATCAACTGTACCACCAACAGCTCCACCTGCGCCATGTCTTTATATTGACCTTCCTTATGCAGTAGCTTTAAGAGATTTATTCTCTGAATATAGAATGAGAGCTCAAATGAATACGAAGTATATGGAATCTTCTACAAGAGAAGCTACTGTTACCCATGTAATCAATTTATTGATCTCAAGACTTACAAGTGCAGATATTCAATCTACCATTACTCCTGATGAAGGAAGAAACGTACCTTGGCATATCTATAATATAGAAGCTTGTGATACTGCAAAACAAGCATTAGTAGGCATGGATAATATACTAGATTTAGTGGATCTTAAAAAGGAAGGATATCTTCCAGAAAAGGTTAGAGAATTAAAAGAAAGAGCCGTATTATTTATGGAAGAGATGATCAAAGTAGGAGGATATTTTAAAGCCATAGAAGAAGGTTTTTTTATAGACTCTGGTTGCTATCCTGAAAGAAATGGAGATGGAATTGCAAGAAAGAGTGATGGAGGAGTAGGAGTAGGAACTGTTTATGAGAGAGATGAAGATTATTTTGCTCCAGTTACAGCTCATTTTGGATACAATAATGTATCTCAATATGATGAGTCAGCAGTAGATGACCCTGCAAAATTAATTGGAGGCTGTACCTTTGAAAAACCAGAAAAAATTGTCTATATAGATGAATTAGATGAAACAGATAATGTAAATGTAAGATTAGAAGAAACAAAAGAATTAAGAGAATCTAGTAAAATCAAGCCAGAAGTAGAGTGGCTAGGAGATGGAATTGTCCAAATGGATTTATTCTTACCAACTAGTAGAAGAATTGCAGAAGTAGCAGCTGTAGAAATTGGAAAGAAAATGGGACTTGTAGATCCTGAAGTGATTCATAAAGAAATTATGCATCCATGTGAAGGTACAAGAATACAATTAAAAGGAAAAATAGATTTTAGTATAGATGTAGATCAATTAGTTATTCCTCCAGAGCCTGAGATTATGTCTGATGAAGAAATTCGTCAGGATATTGAAGAAACTCCAATGAAGATTGTTGCTGCAACAGTAGGAGAAGATGAACATTCTGTAGGACTAAGAGAAATTATTGATATTAAACATGGAGGAATTGAAAAATATGGTATTGAATGTCATTATTTAGGTACATCTGTTCCAGTAGAAAAATTAGTAGATGCAGCCATAGAATTAAATGCAGACGCCATACTAGCATCTACAATTATTAGTCATGATGATATCCATTATAAGAATATGAAGAGGATTCATGAATTGTGTGTAGAAAAAGGTATAAGAGATAAAATAATGATTGCTTGTGGAGGAACACAAGTTACACCTGAAATAGCAGTAAAACAAGGAGTAGATGCAGGTTTTGGAAGAGGTAGTAAAGGCGTTCATATGGCTACATTCCTAGTTAAAAAAAGAAGGGAAATGCAAAATGAAAATTGATCTGTTAGTAGCAGAAATTGGAAGTACTACTACTGTAGTGAATGCCTTTTTAGGCATTCACACTAGT containing:
- the ord gene encoding 2,4-diaminopentanoate dehydrogenase is translated as MENVKVIIWGLGAMGKGMAEMLLKKKGVDIVGVVGRGKKIGTSMYDYLSVERGDRPDILLGAYDEMITEKAADVVLICTDSFTKNAFEKIKFCLEKKINVISSAEEMSYPMAQEPELAKEMDKIAKENGVSVLGTGINPGLIMDLLVVILTGACESVDHIVARRVNSLSPFGPAVMEEQGIGITVEAFKKGVEEGTLAGHVGFAESVTMIADAIGWKLSDKVKQSMEPIVSNVYRKSPYAEVQPGDVAGCAMKGFGYVDGELKIEMDHPQQIEPETEGTHTGDYVEITGVPNINMAINPEVPGGIGTIAMCVNMIPHIINARPGVKTMIDLPVPRAIMGDMRDMIER
- a CDS encoding threonine/serine exporter family protein, translating into MHLQFIFSFLATIGFAILFNIPQKSIIKASFVGGCGWIAFVYWRENFGSLIAASFVGASVVAIISEIFARKFKETVTVFVIPGIIPLVPGAGMYYAMLAAMEKDFSKFSVVGSETMFMAGGIAAAILLVSSITRMFFEFKKSQKNRD
- a CDS encoding threonine/serine ThrE exporter family protein translates to MNSREKDVLVMALYAGEIMLKNGAETYRVEDTVIRICKAYRISYVESFVTPTGIFVSVDCREKGGDVLTFIKRIVERTIDLNKISKVNDFSRKVSSSVLSIEDALEILKEIDHLPKYPKPLKIFGAGIASAFFGVMLGATYSDFICVFITSVCIYMSISFTEKLNSNFFIQNLFGGAIAAFLAILSVHMGIGMHLDKIIISSIMILVPGVAITNAVRDYISGDLLSGAARTAEAFIVAIAIAVGAGAVMNTWIYIFGGIS
- a CDS encoding SoxR reducing system RseC family protein, translated to MNQVGKVIEVLEDHRAQVLMRKHSACGECGACQYGQENMNLKIIAMNQVNAKEGDTVEVNLETQNVLGAAFIAYVIPLVALLVGVIGTSFILPKTGFTGNVEVYSIVVGFILTIIAFGFIKLNENSFKKQDKYVPVISKVVENEK
- the glyA gene encoding serine hydroxymethyltransferase — translated: MNFENVKNTDREVFDAIEKEIERQRNKIELIASENFVTEAVMEAMGSQLTNKYAEGYPHKRYYGGCEYVDIVEDLARERLKELFGADHANVQPHSGANANLAVYFAMLKPGDTVLGMNLSHGGHLTHGSPVNISGTYFKFIEYGVDKESEVIDYNEVLKIAKEAKPKLIVAGASAYPRIIDFKKFREIADEVGAYLMVDMAHIAGLVAAGLHPNPCEYAHFVTTTTHKTLRGPRGGVILCKEEFAKKIDKAIFPGIQGGPLMHVIAAKAVSFKEALTDEFKTYQNQIIKNAKRLAEELIKRDFRLVSGGTDNHLLLLDLRNKNITGKEAEKRLDEAGVTVNKNTIPFDPESPFVTSGIRIGTPAVTTRGMKEEDMKDIAQIIGMIIDSPEKMEEAKKLVKKLCDRFPLYE
- the ortA gene encoding 2-amino-4-oxopentanoate thiolase subunit OrtA; this encodes MKVKKGDWVLTYHVVLTKDQRAPQVPDDTKEVSLESWVKGFLQEDAEIGDEVTIKTITGRMARGKLLEVNPAYQHNFGNFVPELLQVGMQLKSILWGGEQNE
- a CDS encoding sigma-54 interaction domain-containing protein, producing the protein MKDFTKQILEILLEYIDEGIHVIDQDGKTILYNKTMEKLEGMKKQDVLQKQLLEVFPTLNQNSSTLLKVLGTGQSIIDHPQTYFNHHDKEITTINTTIPIFLEDEKVGALEISKNITKIKELSDQIMSLQEQLTQPEKHVKIKKRFTFLSIIGENENFKKAIDYAKKASKFSSSVLIYGETGTGKELVAQSIHYESLRSNKPFLAQNCAAIPETLLEGMLFGTVKGGFTGAIDRPGLFEQANGGTLFLDELNSMGMQLQSKLLRVLQEGMIRRVGGVKDIPIDVRVIASTNEEPYEAIEKGQLRKDLFYRINVIPITLPPLRERKDDIKVLTNYFIRKYNQQLKKEIKGVEESVLEAFQRYRWPGNVRELENVIEGAMNIIEEERILKQDHFSPQANAKIFALTYPIEYEFKKDLPTTLAEMERNMIQKVLTSCKDNITKASEQLGVKRQTLQHKMKKYNISTK
- a CDS encoding DUF5698 domain-containing protein, with the protein product MTQHIILTLIGLFLVTTFTNILATLKSILLAKNIMNPVYLLVFIDAIIFATVLGKVTSSKGFHFAIAYALGKTLGVFIGSKIEEQLALGILEVDVFLNNKSKMIEIAEKLREEGYTVNNFLARGNNGGRRYKVEVVITRKEFKVFENIMHECGVTDPTLKIKNLSKVEGKISATRIKVT